One part of the Haliaeetus albicilla chromosome 9, bHalAlb1.1, whole genome shotgun sequence genome encodes these proteins:
- the RNF7 gene encoding RING-box protein 2 isoform X1 → MADLEDGDEPGAPHSHPGSAGSKAGAPDKMFSLKKWNAVAMWSWDVECDTCAICRVQVMDACLRCQAENKQEDCVVVWGECNHSFHNCCMSLWVKQNNRCPLCQQDWVVQRIGK, encoded by the exons ATGGCCGATCTGGAGGACGGGGACGAGCCGGGCGCCCCCCACTCGCACCCGGGCTCTGCGGGCTCCAAGGCGGGCGCCCCCGACAAGATGTTCTCGCTGAAGAAGTGGAACGCGGTGGCCATGTGGAGCTGGGACGTGGAGTGCGACACCTGCGCCATTTGCCGGGTGCAGGTCATGG ATGCCTGTCTTAGATGTcaagctgaaaacaaacaagaagatTGTGTTG tggTTTGGGGAGAATGCAATCATTCCTTCCACAATTGCTGCATGTCCTTGTGGGTGAAACAGAATAATCGCTGTCCCCTCTGCCAGCAGGACTGGGTAGTTCAGAGAATAGGCAAATAA
- the RNF7 gene encoding RING-box protein 2 isoform X2, translating into MADLEDGDEPGAPHSHPGSAGSKAGAPDKMFSLKKWNAVAMWSWDVECDTCAICRVQMPVLDVKLKTNKKIVLWFGENAIIPSTIAACPCG; encoded by the exons ATGGCCGATCTGGAGGACGGGGACGAGCCGGGCGCCCCCCACTCGCACCCGGGCTCTGCGGGCTCCAAGGCGGGCGCCCCCGACAAGATGTTCTCGCTGAAGAAGTGGAACGCGGTGGCCATGTGGAGCTGGGACGTGGAGTGCGACACCTGCGCCATTTGCCGGGTGCAG ATGCCTGTCTTAGATGTcaagctgaaaacaaacaagaagatTGTGTTG tggTTTGGGGAGAATGCAATCATTCCTTCCACAATTGCTGCATGTCCTTGTGGGTGA